Proteins encoded in a region of the Candidatus Providencia siddallii genome:
- a CDS encoding phosphoglucomutase, alpha-D-glucose phosphate-specific (catalyzes the interconversion of alpha-D-glucose 1-phosphate to alpha-D-glucose 6-phosphate) → MIIHKNAGNIPTQNDLINIAQLIAKYYTEKPNPKNKTQIIKFGTSGHRGISLNKNFNENHIISIAQSIVNLRKKYGITGPCYIGKDTHALSEAAFISIIEVFVANKIKIIIQKINGFTPTPVISNMILKHNENNLDISDGIIITASHNPPEYGGIKYNYKNGGPANIYLTSIIENNANKFLINNLNGIKRLNFKKSLKNKYIIEKDFVLPYVSSLNKVIDIKSIFESKLKMAVDPLGGSGIEYWKYISKYYQLNIEILNDQIDQTFRFIPLDYDGVIRMDCSSYWTMNKLLKKRNKFDLLFANDPDHDRHAIITPEGLMNPNHYLTVAINYLFHHRPLWNKNISVGKTIVSSSMIDYIVKNINRKLIEVSVGFKWFVNGLFCGKIGFAGEESAGASFLRIDGKPWSTDKDGIILCLLAAEITAVTGKSPQQHYNELSKKFGSPIYKRTQIKINNTKLIKLKKFFLKSSLINKFAGDKIIKYFKIPPSNKTSIGGFKIITNHSWIAIRQSETDETFKIYFESFNGKEHLNIMEEEFINLIKDNIN, encoded by the coding sequence TTGATAATACATAAAAATGCAGGAAATATTCCTACTCAAAACGATTTAATAAATATTGCTCAACTTATAGCAAAATATTACACAGAAAAACCAAATCCAAAAAATAAAACTCAAATTATAAAATTCGGTACATCTGGACACAGAGGAATTTCATTAAACAAAAATTTCAATGAAAATCATATTATATCCATTGCGCAATCAATAGTTAATTTAAGAAAAAAATATGGTATAACAGGTCCTTGTTATATAGGAAAAGATACTCATGCATTATCAGAAGCTGCATTTATTAGTATAATTGAAGTATTCGTGGCAAATAAAATTAAAATAATTATACAAAAAATAAATGGCTTTACTCCAACACCTGTTATTTCAAATATGATTTTAAAACACAATGAAAATAATTTAGATATTTCAGATGGTATTATAATAACAGCTTCTCATAATCCTCCTGAATATGGCGGAATAAAATACAATTATAAAAATGGTGGCCCAGCAAATATATATTTAACATCTATAATTGAAAACAACGCTAATAAATTTCTTATTAATAATCTTAATGGTATAAAACGATTAAATTTTAAAAAATCATTAAAAAATAAATATATTATAGAAAAAGACTTTGTTTTACCTTATGTTTCATCACTAAATAAAGTTATAGATATAAAATCTATTTTTGAATCTAAACTTAAAATGGCTGTTGACCCTTTAGGTGGATCTGGTATCGAATATTGGAAATATATATCAAAATATTATCAATTAAATATTGAAATACTTAATGATCAAATAGATCAAACGTTTCGATTTATACCTTTAGACTATGACGGTGTTATTCGTATGGATTGTTCATCTTACTGGACAATGAACAAACTTTTAAAAAAAAGAAATAAATTTGATTTACTATTTGCTAATGATCCTGATCATGATCGCCATGCTATTATTACACCTGAAGGTTTAATGAACCCTAACCATTATTTAACAGTAGCAATCAATTATTTATTCCATCATAGACCTTTATGGAATAAAAACATTTCAGTTGGAAAAACAATAGTATCTAGTTCTATGATAGATTATATAGTTAAAAACATAAATCGCAAACTAATAGAAGTTTCAGTAGGATTTAAATGGTTTGTTAATGGTTTGTTTTGTGGAAAAATAGGTTTTGCTGGAGAAGAAAGCGCAGGTGCTTCATTTCTTAGAATAGATGGAAAACCTTGGTCAACAGATAAAGATGGCATCATATTATGCTTATTAGCAGCTGAAATAACAGCAGTTACTGGTAAATCTCCACAACAACATTATAATGAATTATCAAAAAAATTTGGTTCACCAATATATAAACGTACACAAATAAAAATTAATAATACAAAATTAATAAAATTAAAAAAATTTTTTCTTAAAAGTTCTTTAATTAATAAATTTGCCGGAGATAAAATAATTAAATATTTTAAAATACCTCCTAGTAATAAAACATCTATCGGTGGGTTTAAAATTATTACAAATCATAGTTGGATAGCAATTAGACAATCAGAAACAGATGAAACGTTTAAAATTTATTTTGAAAGTTTCAATGGTAAAGAACATCTTAATATAATGGAAGAAGAATTTATTAATCTTATTAAAGATAATATTAATTAA
- the serC gene encoding 3-phosphoserine/phosphohydroxythreonine transaminase yields the protein MNKIYNFSAGPAMLPVDVMKEAKKEFCNFNGLGISIIEISHREKIFIKIATETEENLRELLNIPKNYKVLFCHGGARTQFSIIPMNLLEKKTKTDYIISGYWSEYAAKEAKKYCNVNIIKIIEEKNGKLSLKKINKWKITNDSAYIHYCPNETISGLSIHEDPLFLKNKIIIADYSSSILSKPIDVSLYGIIYASAQKNIGPSGITIVIIREDLLLRNSSITPSVFNYNILSKHKSMFNTPPTFAWYLSGMVLKWLKKQGGLQEIAKKNYEKSKLLYNTIDNSDFYFNNITKKNRSLMNIPFKTKEPKLDLIFIKEAKKQGLHSLKGHKILGGIRASIYNAMPIDGVQALVDFMNDFKYRHS from the coding sequence ATGAATAAAATTTATAATTTTAGCGCAGGTCCAGCAATGCTTCCTGTAGATGTTATGAAAGAAGCTAAAAAAGAATTCTGTAATTTTAATGGATTAGGAATTTCTATAATAGAAATAAGCCATCGAGAAAAAATTTTTATTAAAATAGCAACAGAAACAGAAGAAAATTTACGTGAATTATTAAATATTCCAAAAAATTACAAAGTATTATTTTGTCATGGAGGAGCTAGGACACAATTTTCTATTATACCAATGAATTTATTAGAAAAAAAAACAAAAACTGACTATATTATTAGCGGATATTGGTCTGAATATGCTGCAAAAGAAGCAAAAAAATATTGCAATGTTAATATTATAAAAATAATCGAAGAAAAAAATGGAAAACTTAGTTTAAAAAAAATAAACAAATGGAAAATAACTAACGATTCAGCATATATTCACTATTGTCCAAATGAAACAATTAGTGGTTTAAGTATTCATGAAGATCCTTTATTTCTAAAAAATAAAATTATAATAGCAGATTATTCTTCTTCTATTTTATCTAAACCTATTGATGTTAGTCTTTATGGTATTATTTATGCTAGTGCACAAAAAAATATTGGTCCTTCTGGAATAACAATTGTAATAATTCGAGAAGATTTACTTTTAAGAAACTCATCGATAACGCCATCAGTATTTAATTATAATATATTATCAAAACACAAATCTATGTTTAATACACCTCCAACTTTTGCATGGTATCTATCTGGTATGGTATTAAAATGGTTAAAAAAACAAGGTGGTTTACAAGAAATAGCTAAAAAAAATTATGAAAAATCAAAATTACTTTATAACACTATTGATAATAGTGACTTTTACTTTAATAATATCACAAAAAAAAATCGCTCTTTAATGAATATACCATTTAAAACAAAAGAACCTAAATTAGATTTAATCTTTATAAAAGAAGCAAAAAAACAAGGTTTACATTCATTAAAAGGACATAAAATATTAGGTGGTATTAGAGCATCAATCTATAATGCAATGCCAATAGATGGAGTTCAAGCTTTAGTGGATTTTATGAATGATTTTAAATACCGTCATTCATAA
- the aroA gene encoding 3-phosphoshikimate 1-carboxyvinyltransferase has translation MNFITLKPIHLINGTIKLPGSKSISNRVLLLSSMAKGTTTLINLLNSDDIKYMFNALNKLNIVFNLTKNKTRCQINGTGKSLYSNKKLKIFLGNSGTSMRFLTAALSLSKNNIILTGNKRMKKRPIGHLVDALRCCGAKINYLNKKNYPPIHLNGGFIGGIISLDGSISSQFLSAFLMISPLAKKDTTITIKNKLVSKPYIDMTITLMKTYGVLVENYKYQIFFIKSQQQYTSPNNYYIEGDASSASYFLAAAAIKGGKVRVIGVGRNSLQGDIKFANILKKMGAIIRWNNNSIECEKFILKGININMNSTPDIAMTIALVAIFAKGKTIIKNIYNWKIKESDRLHTISTELRKIGAKIKKGNDYIHIYPPKKINYARIKTYDDHRIAMCFSLIALSDTPVTILNCNCVKKTFPNYFNEFIKLSWNNSFKYLY, from the coding sequence ATGAATTTTATAACATTAAAACCAATACATTTAATTAATGGAACAATTAAATTACCAGGTTCAAAAAGTATATCAAATAGAGTATTGCTGTTATCTAGCATGGCAAAAGGAACTACTACACTTATAAATCTATTAAACAGTGATGATATAAAATATATGTTTAATGCTTTAAATAAATTAAATATCGTTTTCAATTTAACTAAAAATAAAACACGTTGTCAAATAAATGGAACAGGAAAATCTTTATACTCAAATAAAAAATTAAAAATCTTTCTTGGTAACTCTGGAACATCAATGAGATTTTTAACAGCTGCCCTTTCTCTATCTAAAAACAACATTATTCTTACTGGAAATAAACGCATGAAAAAACGTCCAATTGGACATTTAGTTGATGCATTAAGATGTTGCGGCGCAAAAATTAATTATTTAAATAAAAAAAATTATCCTCCGATTCATTTAAATGGCGGTTTTATTGGAGGAATAATTTCTTTAGATGGTTCTATTTCAAGTCAATTTTTAAGTGCTTTTTTAATGATAAGCCCATTGGCTAAAAAAGATACAACTATTACAATTAAAAATAAATTAGTTTCTAAACCTTATATAGATATGACTATAACATTAATGAAAACATACGGAGTACTTGTTGAAAACTATAAATATCAAATTTTTTTTATTAAAAGTCAACAACAATATACATCACCTAATAATTATTATATAGAAGGAGATGCTTCGTCTGCATCATATTTTTTAGCAGCAGCAGCAATAAAAGGTGGAAAAGTTCGTGTAATAGGCGTTGGACGTAATAGTTTACAAGGAGATATAAAATTTGCTAATATTTTAAAAAAAATGGGAGCAATAATTCGTTGGAATAATAATTCCATAGAATGTGAAAAATTTATACTTAAAGGTATTAATATAAACATGAACTCAACTCCTGATATAGCAATGACAATTGCTTTAGTAGCTATTTTTGCAAAAGGGAAAACAATTATTAAAAATATATACAATTGAAAAATAAAAGAATCAGATAGATTGCATACTATTTCTACTGAATTACGAAAAATTGGGGCAAAAATAAAAAAAGGAAATGATTATATTCATATTTATCCACCAAAAAAAATTAATTATGCTAGAATAAAAACTTATGACGATCATAGAATTGCTATGTGTTTTTCACTTATAGCTCTATCAGATACCCCAGTAACAATTTTAAATTGTAATTGCGTAAAAAAAACATTTCCTAATTATTTTAATGAATTTATAAAACTAAGTTGAAATAATTCATTTAAATATTTATATTAA
- the cmk gene encoding (d)CMP kinase: MPIIIPVITIDGTSSSGKGTVCNILSNELKWNFLDSGIIYRTLALAAIYKKINTKSENSLVSLIINLNVRFVFNKHIAKIFLDGKDITDKIRNENISILASKIATFKKVRHALLFLQRSFRKLPGLIADGRDMGTVVFPDASVKIFLDASLQIRTKRRMKQLQKKGLYINFEDLLKKIKERDLRDHNREFNPLIAAKNSLILDSSKMSIEEIIKVIKNYIKKKYNYYYI, encoded by the coding sequence ATGCCAATAATTATACCTGTAATAACAATTGATGGAACAAGTAGTTCAGGTAAAGGAACAGTTTGCAATATATTATCTAATGAACTTAAATGGAATTTTTTAGACTCAGGTATAATTTATCGAACATTAGCATTAGCAGCAATATATAAAAAAATAAATACAAAATCAGAAAATTCATTAGTATCATTAATAATAAATTTAAATGTACGTTTTGTTTTTAATAAACATATTGCTAAAATTTTTTTAGATGGTAAAGATATTACAGATAAAATTAGAAATGAAAATATTAGTATTTTAGCATCAAAAATAGCAACTTTTAAAAAAGTTAGACATGCTTTATTATTTCTTCAACGTTCTTTTAGAAAATTACCTGGACTTATCGCTGATGGTCGTGATATGGGCACTGTAGTTTTTCCTGATGCATCAGTAAAAATTTTTTTAGATGCTTCATTACAAATACGCACTAAACGACGAATGAAACAATTACAAAAAAAAGGATTATATATAAATTTTGAAGATCTTTTAAAAAAAATAAAAGAACGTGATCTACGAGATCACAACAGAGAATTTAATCCTCTTATTGCTGCAAAAAATTCATTAATACTAGATTCTTCTAAAATGTCAATTGAAGAAATTATTAAAGTTATAAAAAATTATATAAAAAAAAAATATAATTATTATTATATATAA
- the rpsA gene encoding 30S ribosomal protein S1, which yields MTESFAKLFEESLKYIKTRPGSIINGTIISIDKDVVIVDAGLKSESSIPIEQFKNSNNELEIKINDKIDVTLDTIEDGFGETILSREKAKRHESWLKLEKAYEKSEIITGIINSKVKGGFTVELNNIRAFLPGSLVDIRPIRDTTILEGKELELKVIKLDKKRNNVVVSRRAVIESENSVERNQLLEKLQEGMEIKGIVKNLTDYGAFVDLGGVDGLLHITDMAWKRVKHPNEIVNVSDEINVKILKFDKERIRVSLGLKQLGEDPWVLIAKRYPEGSKLTGRVTNLTDYGCFVEIEEGIEGLVHVSEMDWTNKNIHPSKVVNINDIIEIMVLNIDEERRRISLGIKQCNCNPWKKFAETHNKGDSVKGKIKSITDFGIFIGLDGNIDGLVHLSDISWITNGEEAVRNYTKGDEISAIVLQVDAERERISLGIKQLYEDPFNNYLSNIKKGNIISGEIISIDNKNAIVKISEGIEGCIRLQDFSKDHINDLSKILSIGDNINAKYIGVDRKNRIINLSIRTKEENEEKNNIVTANKKEISNFNHNTMVEAFKAAKENN from the coding sequence ATGACTGAATCATTTGCTAAACTCTTTGAAGAATCTTTAAAATATATTAAAACACGTCCTGGTTCTATTATTAACGGCACAATTATTTCTATAGATAAAGATGTCGTTATAGTTGATGCTGGGTTAAAATCAGAATCATCGATACCAATAGAACAATTTAAAAATTCTAATAATGAATTAGAAATTAAAATTAATGATAAAATTGATGTAACTTTAGATACAATAGAAGATGGATTTGGTGAAACGATTTTATCTCGTGAAAAAGCAAAACGTCATGAATCATGGTTAAAATTAGAAAAAGCTTATGAAAAATCTGAAATTATAACTGGAATTATTAATAGTAAAGTTAAAGGTGGATTTACTGTAGAATTAAATAATATTCGAGCTTTTTTACCAGGATCATTAGTAGATATACGACCAATTCGTGATACAACTATATTAGAAGGAAAAGAACTTGAACTAAAAGTAATAAAATTAGACAAAAAACGAAATAATGTTGTAGTTTCAAGACGTGCTGTAATTGAATCAGAAAACAGTGTCGAACGAAACCAACTTTTAGAAAAGTTACAAGAAGGAATGGAAATTAAAGGTATTGTTAAAAATCTTACTGATTATGGAGCTTTTGTAGATTTAGGCGGTGTAGATGGGTTATTACATATAACAGATATGGCATGGAAACGTGTTAAACATCCAAACGAAATTGTTAATGTTAGTGATGAAATTAATGTTAAAATTTTAAAATTTGATAAAGAACGTATAAGAGTATCACTAGGACTAAAACAATTAGGAGAAGATCCTTGGGTCTTAATAGCAAAACGTTATCCAGAAGGAAGTAAATTAACTGGACGTGTTACTAACTTAACTGATTATGGATGTTTTGTTGAAATAGAAGAAGGTATTGAAGGTTTAGTACATGTTTCAGAAATGGACTGGACCAATAAAAATATTCATCCTTCCAAAGTTGTTAATATTAATGATATTATTGAAATAATGGTTTTAAATATTGATGAAGAACGAAGAAGAATTTCATTAGGGATAAAACAATGCAATTGTAATCCATGGAAAAAATTTGCAGAAACACATAATAAAGGTGATTCTGTAAAAGGAAAAATAAAATCAATAACTGATTTTGGAATTTTTATTGGTTTAGATGGTAATATAGATGGACTTGTGCACTTATCTGATATTTCTTGGATTACAAATGGTGAAGAAGCAGTTCGTAACTATACAAAAGGTGATGAAATATCTGCAATTGTTTTACAAGTAGATGCAGAACGTGAACGTATATCATTAGGGATAAAACAGTTATATGAAGATCCATTTAATAATTATTTATCAAATATAAAAAAAGGAAATATAATTTCTGGTGAAATAATATCAATAGATAATAAAAACGCAATTGTTAAAATAAGTGAAGGTATAGAAGGTTGTATACGATTACAAGATTTTTCAAAAGATCATATTAATGATTTATCTAAAATATTATCTATTGGTGATAATATAAATGCCAAATATATTGGAGTTGATCGTAAAAATAGAATAATTAATTTATCTATTCGAACTAAAGAAGAAAATGAAGAAAAAAACAACATTGTAACAGCAAATAAAAAAGAAATATCCAATTTTAATCATAATACCATGGTTGAAGCTTTTAAAGCAGCTAAGGAAAATAATTAA
- the ihfB gene encoding integration host factor subunit beta yields MTKSKLIEKIANNQSKFSSKIIKNTIKELLEYITNSLASGKRIEIRNFGSFYLHYRRPRIGRNPKTGKQIKLKGKYIPHFKASKILRERINN; encoded by the coding sequence ATGACAAAATCAAAATTAATTGAAAAAATAGCTAATAATCAATCTAAATTTTCATCGAAAATAATAAAAAATACTATTAAAGAGTTACTTGAGTATATAACTAATTCACTAGCTTCTGGTAAACGTATTGAAATCCGTAATTTTGGAAGTTTTTATCTTCACTATCGTAGACCACGTATCGGGCGTAACCCAAAAACAGGAAAACAAATTAAATTAAAAGGTAAATATATACCACATTTTAAAGCAAGCAAAATACTGCGTGAACGTATAAATAATTAA
- the msbA gene encoding lipid A ABC transporter ATP-binding protein/permease MsbA has translation MDKKKLYIKKTFRRLWPNISPFKSRLIIASIALMINAASDAFMISLLKPLLDESFHKTENNIFKLLPIVVLGLITIRGISAFISTYCISWVAGKVVMNMRRKLFQHMIGMPVSFFDQQQTGTLLSRITYDSEQIASSSSGALITIIRESTYIVGLFIVMFYYNWLLSLILIIISPAVFITIHIVSNRFRQISKNMQTSMGNITSSTEQMLKGHKEILIFGGQKIETKRFNMISNNIRCQNMKMITASAISDPIIQLIASVALALILYSVSFPEIRNQLTPGTIAVIFSTMFALMRPLKSLTNVNSQFQQGMVASQTLFNILDSAQEKNEGTKILKTIKGNIEFVNVTFTYATKDHPTLEDISFKLPAGKSIALVGPSGSGKSTIVNLFTRFYEIDKGSIRIDGNDIRDYTLESLRNKVALVSQHVYLFNDTIANNIAYATNIDYSNELIEKAAKAAYAMDFVSKLDKGLNTIIGENGVTLSGGQRQRIAIARALLRDAPILILDEATSSLDTESERKIQSALNKLQKNRTSLIIAHRLSTIKNADEILVVQEGKIIERGDHITLLKKNGAYAHLHKIHFNQ, from the coding sequence ATGGACAAAAAAAAACTTTATATAAAAAAAACATTTCGTAGATTATGGCCAAATATTTCGCCGTTTAAATCAAGATTAATAATTGCATCAATAGCTCTTATGATAAATGCTGCTAGTGATGCTTTTATGATTTCATTATTAAAACCTTTACTAGATGAAAGTTTTCATAAAACAGAAAATAATATTTTCAAATTACTTCCTATAGTAGTATTAGGTTTAATAACGATTCGTGGGATATCAGCATTTATATCTACTTATTGCATCTCCTGGGTAGCAGGAAAAGTTGTTATGAATATGAGAAGAAAATTATTTCAACATATGATAGGTATGCCTGTTAGTTTTTTTGATCAACAACAAACAGGTACATTACTTTCAAGAATAACATATGATTCTGAACAAATCGCCTCATCATCTTCAGGAGCATTAATAACTATAATTCGTGAAAGCACTTATATTGTAGGTCTTTTTATAGTTATGTTTTATTATAATTGGTTATTATCATTAATTTTAATAATAATATCTCCTGCTGTTTTTATTACAATTCATATTGTTTCAAATCGTTTTCGTCAAATTAGCAAAAATATGCAAACTAGTATGGGAAATATTACATCAAGTACTGAACAAATGTTAAAAGGACATAAAGAAATTTTAATTTTTGGAGGGCAAAAAATTGAAACAAAACGATTCAATATGATTAGTAATAATATACGTTGTCAAAATATGAAAATGATAACTGCTTCTGCAATCTCAGATCCAATTATTCAACTAATAGCATCAGTTGCGTTAGCACTTATTTTATATTCTGTAAGTTTTCCAGAAATTCGAAATCAATTAACTCCTGGAACTATTGCTGTAATTTTTTCTACAATGTTTGCATTAATGAGACCTTTAAAGTCATTAACTAATGTTAATTCGCAATTTCAACAAGGAATGGTAGCTTCACAAACTTTATTTAACATTTTAGATAGTGCACAAGAAAAAAATGAAGGAACAAAAATATTAAAAACAATAAAAGGAAATATAGAGTTTGTAAATGTAACATTTACATATGCTACTAAAGATCATCCAACATTAGAAGATATTTCATTTAAATTACCAGCTGGTAAATCTATAGCATTAGTTGGACCTTCAGGCTCAGGAAAATCAACAATAGTAAATTTATTTACACGATTTTATGAAATAGATAAAGGAAGTATACGTATTGATGGTAATGATATTCGTGATTATACATTAGAATCATTACGTAACAAAGTTGCTTTGGTATCACAACATGTTTATTTATTTAATGATACAATTGCTAATAATATTGCATATGCAACAAACATTGATTATAGTAATGAACTAATAGAAAAAGCAGCAAAAGCTGCTTATGCAATGGATTTTGTCTCTAAATTGGATAAAGGGTTAAATACAATAATTGGAGAAAATGGTGTTACGCTTTCCGGCGGTCAACGACAACGGATTGCTATTGCTAGAGCTTTATTACGAGATGCTCCTATCTTAATTTTAGACGAAGCAACATCGTCATTAGATACTGAATCTGAACGTAAAATTCAATCGGCATTAAATAAACTTCAAAAAAATAGAACATCTTTAATTATTGCTCATAGACTTTCAACTATCAAAAATGCAGATGAAATTCTAGTTGTTCAAGAAGGTAAAATTATAGAACGAGGAGATCATATAACATTATTAAAAAAAAATGGAGCTTATGCTCATCTACACAAAATACACTTCAATCAATAA
- the lpxK gene encoding tetraacyldisaccharide 4'-kinase gives MIEQIWFNKSWLYILLIPLSFLYELIIFLKKISYKIKLLRSWKSPIPVIIVGNITIGGNGKTPVVIWLVESLKKEGYKVGVISRGYKGKTKKYPLIVDSNTTTQTAGDEPILIFQRTKVPIAVAPKRKKAIQTLLNKFILDVIITDDGLQHYALQRDYEIIVIDGQRRFGNGFLLPAGPMRERKNRLTKVNALIINGGNSIEKEIEMSLEGNFCINLLTKKICKITDFNSVVAIAGIGFPYRFFMYLKNKGLILINTYAFSDHKYYKLQELISLTKQNEILFMTEKDAVKCQNFAQNNWWYVPIYAKLNKQKSKIILKEIKKIILKKNLKNINYWYNISI, from the coding sequence ATAATAGAACAAATTTGGTTTAATAAATCATGGTTATATATATTATTAATACCATTATCTTTTTTATACGAGCTCATAATATTCTTAAAAAAAATAAGTTATAAAATAAAATTATTACGTTCATGGAAATCACCTATTCCTGTGATTATTGTTGGTAATATTACAATAGGAGGTAATGGTAAAACTCCTGTAGTTATATGGTTAGTTGAATCATTAAAAAAAGAAGGGTATAAAGTTGGAGTTATATCAAGAGGATATAAAGGAAAAACAAAAAAATATCCATTAATTGTTGACAGCAATACCACAACACAAACTGCTGGAGATGAACCTATATTAATTTTTCAACGTACAAAAGTACCTATAGCTGTTGCTCCAAAACGAAAAAAAGCAATACAAACATTATTAAATAAATTTATTTTAGATGTGATTATAACAGATGATGGGTTACAACATTATGCATTACAACGTGATTATGAAATTATAGTGATTGATGGACAGAGACGTTTTGGAAATGGATTTTTATTACCAGCAGGACCTATGCGTGAACGCAAAAATAGATTAACAAAAGTAAATGCATTAATTATTAATGGTGGTAATTCAATAGAAAAAGAAATAGAAATGTCTCTTGAAGGAAATTTTTGTATAAATCTTTTAACAAAAAAAATATGTAAAATTACAGATTTTAATTCTGTTGTTGCTATAGCAGGAATTGGTTTTCCTTATCGCTTTTTTATGTATTTAAAAAACAAAGGATTAATTTTGATTAATACTTATGCTTTTTCTGATCATAAATATTATAAATTACAAGAACTTATTTCTTTAACAAAACAAAATGAAATTTTATTTATGACAGAAAAAGATGCTGTTAAATGTCAAAATTTTGCTCAAAACAATTGGTGGTACGTACCAATATATGCTAAATTAAATAAACAAAAATCTAAAATAATTTTAAAAGAAATAAAAAAAATTATTTTAAAAAAAAATTTAAAAAACATTAATTATTGATATAATATATCAATATAA
- the kdsB gene encoding 3-deoxy-manno-octulosonate cytidylyltransferase, producing the protein MFTIIIPARYSSTRLPGKPLIDINGKPMIVRVMEQAIKSNAKRIIIATDHKDIANVITKNGGEICMTNNYHRSGIERIAEVINIYKFSDDEIIVNVQGDEPFIPPENINKIAYDFLNKKTNMITLATHIKKSQDFLNSNIVKVVIDKQNYAIYFSRSPIPWNAKYLFTKSKNTNNLLRHIGIYAYNAGFIRHYINLEPSPLEKIEKLEQNRVLWHREKIYVSIVKKYYNHSIDTLEDLKSIKNFN; encoded by the coding sequence ATGTTTACTATTATTATACCTGCTAGATATTCTTCAACACGTTTACCAGGAAAACCTCTCATAGATATCAACGGTAAACCAATGATTGTTAGAGTAATGGAACAAGCTATAAAATCTAATGCAAAAAGAATAATTATTGCAACAGATCATAAAGATATTGCTAACGTTATAACTAAAAACGGCGGAGAAATTTGTATGACAAATAACTACCATCGTTCTGGTATAGAACGAATAGCAGAAGTAATAAATATTTATAAATTTTCAGATGATGAAATTATTGTTAATGTACAAGGCGATGAACCATTTATTCCACCAGAAAACATTAATAAAATAGCATATGATTTTTTAAATAAAAAAACTAACATGATTACGCTTGCCACTCATATTAAAAAAAGTCAAGATTTTTTAAATTCTAATATAGTAAAAGTTGTTATAGATAAACAAAATTATGCTATTTATTTTTCTAGATCTCCAATACCATGAAATGCAAAATATTTGTTTACAAAAAGTAAAAATACTAATAATTTATTACGTCATATAGGAATTTATGCTTATAATGCTGGATTTATACGTCATTATATCAATTTAGAACCTAGTCCATTAGAAAAAATAGAAAAATTAGAACAAAATAGAGTTTTATGGCATAGAGAAAAAATATATGTTAGTATTGTTAAAAAATATTATAATCATAGTATAGATACTTTAGAAGATCTAAAATCTATTAAAAACTTTAACTAA